In a single window of the Necator americanus strain Aroian chromosome X, whole genome shotgun sequence genome:
- a CDS encoding hypothetical protein (NECATOR_CHRX.G23605.T1), translating into MPLTPEAAHSSLDLLVFALLMRIFTIQNPIQTRISTFPYHGSDEGDDAKTLAVINFVNNLGCYQIDCRQVAISMPRFKESRTFALLVSS; encoded by the exons atgcctttaactcctGAAGCTGCCCACTC TTCGCTCGACCTTCTCGTTTTCGCGCTCTTGATGAGGATCTTTACAATTCAGAATCCGATACAAACGCGAATATCGACTTTTCCTTACCATG gttctgacgaaggcgacgacgccaaaacgttagccgtaataaactttgttaacaatcttggctgttacCAAATTGACtgtcgacaagttgcaatctctatgccaagattcaaggaaagtcgaactttcgcactacTTGTATCGTCCTAG
- a CDS encoding hypothetical protein (NECATOR_CHRX.G23606.T2), with product MRNGDPWTSHVRRANEEDDLWRRHANQGGDRQYHGMARTIADAKDNVDDRASTIVPPTATRPARKRRPPSQLQADPKMKTHAMRSS from the exons ATGAGAAATGGAGACCCGTGGACGAGCCATGTACGACGTGCTAACGAAGAGGACGACTTGTGGAGAAGACACGCGAACCAG GGAGGAGACCGACAGTACCATGGTATGGCAAGGACGATCGCCGACGCTAAGGACAATGTGGATGATCGAGCATCAACCATCGTGCCGCCGACAGCGACTCGACCTGCTCGAAAACGCCGACCGCCCAGTCAACTGCAAGCAGATCCGAAGATGAAGACGCACGCGATGCGTTCATCTTAG
- a CDS encoding hypothetical protein (NECATOR_CHRX.G23606.T1) — protein METRGRAMYDVLTKRTTCGEDTRTRILRSQGGDRQYHGMARTIADAKDNVDDRASTIVPPTATRPARKRRPPSQLQADPKMKTHAMRSS, from the exons ATGGAGACCCGTGGACGAGCCATGTACGACGTGCTAACGAAGAGGACGACTTGTGGAGAAGACACGCGAACCAG GATCTTACGATCTCAGGGAGGAGACCGACAGTACCATGGTATGGCAAGGACGATCGCCGACGCTAAGGACAATGTGGATGATCGAGCATCAACCATCGTGCCGCCGACAGCGACTCGACCTGCTCGAAAACGCCGACCGCCCAGTCAACTGCAAGCAGATCCGAAGATGAAGACGCACGCGATGCGTTCATCTTAG
- a CDS encoding hypothetical protein (NECATOR_CHRX.G23607.T1) — MHSAMTSLISDFFLRDLSHIFNVLFCKFVSVCEGQLGQVGGIDAIVCKDCGKEKAQRAYDSRDSRN, encoded by the exons atgcatTCTGCGATGACTTCTCTGATAAG tgacttttttcttcgtgatttgtctcatatttttaatgtgctgttttgcaaatttgtGTCCGTGTGTGAAGGTCAACTTGGCCAAGTTGGAGGAATAGATGCGATCGTCTGCAAAGACTGTGGTAAGGAAAAGGCACAAAG GGCATATGACAGCCGTGACAGTCGTAACTGA
- a CDS encoding hypothetical protein (NECATOR_CHRX.G23603.T2): protein MTSEVERLFSLCDAQGKGYLTEQDLHHICPQLDQKDIEFIFAQLDTDGSGKIDKDEFCNGFKKAVLEGESRGYGGMQRRASIIDYSGNLSESNKSTGLSDAPSIRAGEEVFDSDMESGVKGNIPRIDVVEISPRKSRLRRIDDKYERAYLSPIRAEKRIAKRLTCSVFLWSALQLIIPVQALISSASYPFILLK, encoded by the exons ATGACTTCCGAAGTGGAGCGTCTATTCAGCCTATGCGATGCACAAGGTAAAGGATATTTGACTGAACAAGATCTTCATCACATCTGTCCTCAACTCGATCAAAAA GATATCGAATTTATATTTGCACAGTTGGACACTGATGGGTCTGGAAAGATAGATAAAGACGAATTTTGCAATGGATTTAAAAAAGCTGTTCTTGAAGGCGAAAGTAGAG GATATGGAGGGATGCAACGACGTGCAAGCATCATAGATTACTCTGGAAATTTGAGTGAGTCCAACAAATCTACCGGACTTTCGGACGCACCATCAATTCGAGCAGGCGAGGAAGTCTTCGACAGCGACATGGAGTCTGGG gttaaaggcaacataccgcGAATTGACGttgttgagatctctccacgaaaaagtAGGTTGAGGCGTATAGATGACAAATATGAGCGTGCTTATCTTTCTCCCATTCgtgctgaaaaacgaattgcgaAACGGCTTACGTGTTCAGTTTTCTTATGGAGCGCTTTACAACTCATCATCCCTGTGCAAGCGCTGATTTCTTCCGCATCCTATCCATTCATTTTGCTTAAATAG